One window from the genome of Lachancea thermotolerans CBS 6340 chromosome B complete sequence encodes:
- the SHR3 gene encoding Shr3p (similar to uniprot|Q02774 Saccharomyces cerevisiae YDL212W SHR3 Endoplasmic reticulum packaging chaperone required for incorporation of amino acid permeases into COPII coated vesicles for transport to the cell surface), whose protein sequence is MKLTYKDICTIGTGLILIGTSFIMGVFFANQTYDYHILFNTDLKPSHFENSLRHYQTLYYTAPPVLYALGAVVSLGLIGCLIKVYKPNPDLKIFEYATLVMYVIGVCMFITNIKTGIESSVSSNWGEVTENQGLAVIASSNVILLVIFIGVLVLQAGLWYSHWEYQQRLEQFYAEEAKTAAAVTPTGETKPAKKTEAKKQK, encoded by the coding sequence ATGAAGCTCACTTACAAGGACATTTGCACCATCGGTACGGGGCTCATCTTGATCGGAACCTCCTTCATCATGGGCGTTTTCTTCGCCAACCAGACCTACGACTACCACATCCTGTTCAACACCGATCTGAAGCCATCCCACTTCGAGAACAGTCTGCGCCACTACCAGACCCTCTACTACACCGCGCCTCCCGTTCTGTACGCGCTGGGCGCTGTCGTTAGTCTCGGTCTGATTGGATGTCTCATTAAGGTTTACAAGCCCAACCCAGACCTGAAGATCTTTGAGTACGCCACCCTGGTCATGTACGTCATTGGCGTGTGCATGTTCATCACCAATATCAAGACCGGTATCGAATCTTCTGTGTCCAGCAACTGGGGCGAGGTCACCGAGAACCAAGGTCTCGCTGTGATTGCCTCCTCCAATGTCATCTTGCTGGTGATCTTTATCGGCGTACTAGTGCTCCAGGCCGGTTTGTGGTACTCTCACTGGGAGTACCAGCAAAGGCTGGAACAGTTCTACGCCGAGGAGGCCAagactgctgctgctgtcaCGCCCACCGGCGAGACCAAGCCTGCCAAGAAGACTGAGgcaaagaagcagaagtaA
- the MRPL22 gene encoding mitochondrial 54S ribosomal protein uL22m (similar to uniprot|P53881 Saccharomyces cerevisiae YNL177C MRPL22 Mitochondrial ribosomal protein of the large subunit) — translation MIIKIFEDTSSQPWIAKAGKSRRDKLRGSLNMFPRPLLQCGRFSPAVWLRRGFQSSVPALNNGSNGSLFGSITEATEAQNEDPNRISNRLTAASSVAESQESDPKETVTVQNDKLLQSFIQRSQPAASAPQLLLSPLKRRIYEENCKMNGGFYKKDSVVTLTGEDGKKLKYKLNLSREEMEALEPSIYVKSYRIKSSMKKTTQLLRLLGGLDAKVALTQCHFSNKKVARDVAEVLTRGMADAEKLGLKADNLYIAQIWTGSDGYWQKRIDIKARGRNGVITHPYVHVRCILKTKDVTQRRLAYEQMLKQQRSKPWVQLRDQPVRGAMGGVYKW, via the coding sequence ATGATcataaaaatttttgaagatacAAGTTCGCAGCCCTGGATAGCGAAGGCGGGGAAGTCGAGACGTGACAAGCTGCGTGGTTCACTCAATATGTTTCCAAGACCATTATTGCAATGCGGTCGTTTCTCTCCAGCTGTATGGCTGAGGAGGGGCTTCCAATCAAGTGTGCCGGCTCTAAACAATGGTTCAAATGGTTCGCTTTTTGGGTCTATAACCGAGGCGACGGAGGCTCAAAACGAGGACCCCAACCGAATCTCTAACAGGCTGACGGCTGCTTCGAGTGTTGCCGAAAGCCAGGAATCGGATCCCAAGGAAACAGTGACTGTTCAGAACGATAAGTTGTTGCAGTCGTTCATTCAGAGATCGCAACCTGCGGCTTCCGCTCCtcagctgctgctgtcgcCATTGAAGAGAAGGATATACGAGGAGAACTGCAAGATGAATGGTGGGTTTTACAAGAAAGACTCCGTGGTAACGTTGACCGGCGAAGATGGCAAGAAACTAAAATACAAGCTGAACTTGAGCCGCGAGGAGATGGAGGCCCTGGAGCCCAGTATCTACGTCAAGTCATACCGTATCAAGTCTTccatgaaaaagacaacCCAGCTGTTGAGGCTTTTGGGCGGGCTTGACGCTAAGGTCGCGCTGACACAGTGCCACTTCTCGAACAAGAAAGTTGCGCGCGATGTCGCAGAGGTGCTGACGCGTGGGATGGCGGACGCCGAAAAGCTCGGGCTGAAGGCTGACAACTTGTACATTGCCCAGATATGGACCGGTAGCGACGGATACTGGCAGAAGAGAATCGACATCAAGGCAAGAGGCAGAAACGGTGTCATTACACACCCTTACGTGCATGTGAGGTGCATTCTAAAGACCAAAGATGTCACACAGCGTCGGCTGGCGTACGAGCAGATGCTCAAGCAGCAGAGAAGCAAGCCGTGGGTGCAGCTCAGAGACCAGCCTGTGCGGGGGGCCATGGGAGGCGTTTACAAATGGTAG
- the RPS3 gene encoding 40S ribosomal protein uS3 (highly similar to uniprot|P05750 Saccharomyces cerevisiae YNL178W RPS3 Protein component of the small (40S) ribosomal subunit), whose amino-acid sequence MVAVISKKRKLVADGVFYAELNEFFTRELAEEGYSGVEVRVTPTKTEVIIRATRTQDVLGENGRRINELTLLVQKRFKYQAGSIVLYAERVQDRGLSAVAQAESMKFKLLNGLAIRRAAYGVVRYVMESGAKGCEVVISGKLRAARAKSMKFADGFLIHSGQPVADFIDTATRHVLLRQGVLGIKVKIMRDPARNRVGPKALPDAVKILEPKEEEYVESPSVKDYRPAPQAQEAPEAQEAQAPAPVEA is encoded by the coding sequence ATGGTCGCTGTTatttccaagaagagaaagctaGTCGCTGACGGTGTTTTCTACGCCGAACTGAACGAGTTCTTCACTAGAGAGCTCGCTGAGGAGGGCTACTCCGGTGTTGAGGTGCGTGTCACCCCAACCAAGACCGAGGTCATCATCAGAGCCACCAGAACCCAGGACGTTCTAGGTGAGAATGGCCGCAGAATCAACGAGCTGACCTTGTTGGTTCAGAAGAGATTCAAGTACCAGGCCGGTTCCATCGTTCTGTACGCTGAGCGTGTCCAGGACCGTGGTTTGTCCGCTGTCGCCCAGGCTGAGTCcatgaagttcaagttgCTGAACGGTTTGGCCATCAGAAGAGCCGCCTACGGTGTCGTCCGTTACGTTATGGAGTCCGGCGCCAAGGGTTGCGAGGTCGTCATCTCCGGTAAGTTGCGTGCCGCCAGAGCCAAGTCCATGAAGTTCGCCGACGGTTTCTTGATCCACTCCGGTCAGCCAGTTGCCGACTTCATCGACACCGCCACCAGACACGTTCTGTTGAGACAGGGTGTTTTGGGTATCAAGGTCAAGATCATGAGAGACCCTGCCAGAAACAGAGTCGGTCCAAAGGCCTTGCCAGACGCTGTCAAGATCTTGGAGCCAAAGGAGGAGGAGTACGTCGAGTCTCCTTCCGTCAAGGACTACAGACCAGCTCCTCAGGCCCAGGAGGCCCCAGAGGCTCAAGAGGCCCAGGCTCCTGCTCCAGTCGAGGCCTAA